In Cloacibacterium caeni, a single window of DNA contains:
- a CDS encoding YebC/PmpR family DNA-binding transcriptional regulator, whose amino-acid sequence MGRAFEYRKASKMARWDKMAKTFSKIGKDIAIAVKAGGPDPDSNPALRRCIQNAKGANMPKDNVERAIKKASGADAEHYDEVTYEGYGQGGVAFFVECTTNNSTRTVANVRAIFNKFDGNLGKNGELAFIFDRKGIFTIDKSLIKMDWEDFEMEMIDGGAEEIDSDEEEVMITTAFEDFGSMSHKLDELGIEAKSAELQRIANNTKEVNEEQFKANMKMLERFEDDDDVQNVYHNMEITDELMNSL is encoded by the coding sequence ATGGGACGCGCATTCGAATATAGAAAAGCTTCAAAAATGGCTCGTTGGGATAAAATGGCCAAAACGTTTTCTAAAATTGGGAAAGATATCGCTATTGCAGTAAAAGCTGGCGGTCCAGATCCAGATTCTAACCCTGCTCTTAGAAGATGTATCCAAAATGCAAAAGGGGCAAATATGCCTAAAGACAATGTAGAAAGAGCGATTAAGAAAGCTTCTGGTGCAGATGCAGAACATTATGATGAAGTTACTTATGAAGGTTATGGACAAGGTGGTGTAGCTTTCTTTGTAGAATGTACAACCAATAACTCTACCAGAACGGTTGCAAACGTAAGAGCAATTTTCAATAAATTTGATGGTAATTTAGGTAAGAACGGAGAGTTAGCTTTCATCTTTGACAGAAAAGGAATTTTCACCATAGATAAATCTTTAATCAAAATGGATTGGGAAGATTTCGAGATGGAAATGATTGATGGAGGTGCAGAAGAAATTGATAGCGATGAAGAAGAAGTGATGATTACCACTGCATTTGAAGATTTTGGTTCTATGTCTCATAAATTAGATGAGCTTGGAATAGAAGCTAAAAGTGCGGAACTACAAAGAATAGCAAATAATACCAAAGAAGTAAACGAAGAACAGTTCAAAGCCAATATGAAAATGCTAGAACGTTTCGAAGATGATGATGATGTGCAAAACGTTTACCACAATATGGAAATTACAGATGAACTGATGAATTCTCTATAA
- a CDS encoding SDR family NAD(P)-dependent oxidoreductase, with product MTIIITGTSTGIGFTLAEYFGEKGHKVFGLSRKNVENQYFTSIPTDITDNTQVQAAISEILKTESRIDVLINNAGMGMVGAVEDSTKENITELFNLNLVGAVQMMSAVMPKMREQKFGKIINISSIGSEMGLPFRGFYSASKSALDKVVEAMRYEVYQWNVEVCSLHLGDIKTKIAENRVKTQVSESYKNVFDKVYSLMNAHVDEGTEPLEVALYIEKLLEKKSWKAHYYFGKFGQKIGVPLKWILPQKTFENLMKKYNKMD from the coding sequence ATGACAATAATAATAACAGGAACTTCCACAGGAATTGGTTTTACACTCGCTGAATATTTCGGAGAAAAAGGACATAAAGTTTTTGGCTTAAGTCGAAAAAATGTGGAAAATCAATATTTTACTTCGATTCCAACCGATATTACTGATAACACACAAGTTCAAGCTGCGATTTCAGAAATTCTAAAAACCGAAAGCAGAATAGATGTGCTCATCAACAATGCAGGAATGGGAATGGTAGGCGCTGTAGAAGATTCTACCAAAGAAAATATCACAGAATTGTTTAACCTAAATTTAGTAGGAGCTGTGCAAATGATGAGCGCAGTAATGCCAAAAATGCGTGAACAAAAATTCGGAAAAATAATCAATATTTCGAGTATTGGTAGTGAAATGGGACTTCCGTTTCGTGGATTTTATTCGGCTTCAAAATCTGCACTGGATAAAGTGGTAGAAGCAATGCGTTACGAAGTCTATCAATGGAATGTAGAGGTTTGCAGTTTACATTTGGGAGATATTAAAACCAAAATTGCAGAAAATAGAGTGAAAACTCAAGTTTCAGAATCGTATAAAAACGTTTTTGACAAGGTATATTCTTTAATGAACGCTCACGTTGACGAAGGAACCGAACCTTTGGAAGTGGCACTTTACATCGAAAAATTATTAGAAAAAAAATCTTGGAAAGCACATTATTATTTCGGGAAGTTCGGGCAGAAAATTGGCGTTCCTTTGAAATGGATTCTTCCTCAGAAAACGTTTGAAAATTTGATGAAGAAGTATAATAAAATGGATTAA
- a CDS encoding 3-phosphoshikimate 1-carboxyvinyltransferase: MKISKSHLLDGKTISITGSKSISNRLLILGKLFGDLKIENLSNSQDTQLLQKALNEDAETVDIHHAGTAMRFLTSFYAIQEGRKTILTGSERMKQRPIKPLVDALRELGAEINYLENEGFPPIEIQGKKIEKNFVKIPANISSQFITSLLLIGASLENGLEIDLQGEITSRSYIKMTLKILKDIGIETRFEGNTIKILSAESSLSNQKLDRHYHSSKIKHYTVESDWSSASYFYSLVAIGKKKIHLKSFYAHSLQGDSALKEIYLKFFGVNTISDAGENKITLLPDTHFQYPEKFVLDMNDCPDIAQTVCVTCVALKLPFEISGLGTLKVKETDRLVALQNELEKIGCKTEISENSIKSLEFFEQKNDISIATYNDHRMAMSFAPFALVKELDIQNEDVVEKSYPDFWRDFFEITEKL; encoded by the coding sequence ATGAAAATTTCAAAATCACATCTTTTAGACGGAAAAACCATTTCCATAACAGGTTCGAAAAGCATCTCGAATCGTTTGCTTATTTTGGGAAAATTATTCGGAGATTTAAAAATAGAAAACCTTTCAAATAGCCAAGATACTCAACTTTTACAAAAAGCACTGAACGAAGATGCTGAAACGGTAGATATTCATCACGCCGGAACGGCAATGCGTTTTTTGACCTCATTTTATGCCATTCAAGAAGGAAGAAAAACCATTCTTACGGGTTCGGAAAGGATGAAGCAAAGACCCATAAAACCATTGGTTGACGCATTAAGAGAATTAGGCGCGGAAATTAATTATCTGGAAAATGAAGGTTTTCCGCCTATAGAAATTCAAGGAAAGAAAATTGAGAAGAATTTTGTAAAAATTCCTGCCAATATTTCTTCACAGTTTATTACTTCGCTTTTGTTAATTGGCGCTAGTCTGGAAAACGGTTTAGAAATAGATTTGCAAGGCGAAATTACCTCTCGTTCCTATATTAAAATGACACTTAAAATCTTAAAAGACATTGGAATTGAAACACGTTTTGAAGGAAATACTATAAAAATATTAAGTGCGGAGTCGTCTTTATCGAATCAAAAATTAGATAGGCATTATCACTCTTCTAAGATTAAGCATTACACCGTAGAAAGTGATTGGAGTTCTGCTTCTTATTTTTATTCTTTGGTGGCGATTGGTAAGAAAAAAATACATCTCAAGAGTTTTTATGCTCATTCATTACAAGGAGATTCAGCTTTAAAAGAAATTTATTTGAAATTTTTTGGAGTAAATACCATTTCTGACGCAGGAGAGAATAAAATTACATTACTTCCAGATACTCATTTTCAATATCCAGAAAAATTCGTTTTGGATATGAATGATTGTCCAGATATTGCACAAACGGTTTGTGTGACTTGTGTTGCACTGAAATTGCCTTTTGAAATTTCAGGTTTAGGAACTTTGAAAGTGAAAGAAACAGATAGACTAGTCGCACTTCAAAACGAATTAGAAAAAATTGGTTGCAAAACAGAAATTTCCGAAAATTCCATCAAATCTTTAGAATTTTTTGAACAAAAAAATGATATTTCTATTGCCACGTACAATGATCACAGAATGGCGATGAGTTTTGCGCCGTTTGCTTTGGTAAAAGAATTAGACATACAAAACGAAGATGTGGTAGAAAAATCTTATCCAGATTTTTGGAGGGATTTTTTTGAAATTACAGAGAAGTTGTAA
- a CDS encoding GNAT family N-acetyltransferase: MNLIFENHKNGNGGFISLKNESEEIGRLTYTIQPEKNTLIISYVMVFPKFEGMGMGKKLVEKGIEFSRENDWTIVPHCSYARSVMLRMKDIEDVFPQ; this comes from the coding sequence ATGAATTTAATTTTTGAAAATCATAAAAACGGAAACGGAGGCTTTATTTCTCTTAAAAATGAAAGCGAAGAAATCGGGAGGCTGACTTATACAATTCAGCCAGAGAAAAACACACTGATTATTTCTTATGTAATGGTTTTTCCTAAATTCGAGGGAATGGGAATGGGGAAAAAACTCGTAGAAAAAGGCATAGAGTTTTCGAGAGAAAACGATTGGACTATTGTTCCGCATTGTTCTTATGCTCGTTCTGTAATGCTTAGAATGAAAGATATAGAAGATGTATTTCCTCAATAA
- the smpB gene encoding SsrA-binding protein SmpB, producing the protein MKIEKTINILNKRAKFEYEILEQIEAGIVLTGTEIKALRSSKASITESFCQFIENELFVVNMSIDEYKLGTFYNHKIKRERKLLLHKKELQKFQRKLKDVGMTIVPLKLYINDRGKAKMLIALGRGKKLFDKRETIKNRENKRNLDRILKKT; encoded by the coding sequence ATGAAGATAGAAAAAACCATAAATATTTTAAATAAACGAGCAAAATTCGAATATGAAATTTTAGAGCAGATAGAAGCAGGAATTGTTCTTACGGGAACCGAAATTAAAGCGCTTCGTTCGTCTAAAGCTTCTATTACAGAGAGTTTTTGTCAGTTTATAGAAAATGAGCTATTCGTTGTGAATATGAGTATTGATGAGTATAAATTGGGAACTTTTTATAATCATAAAATCAAAAGAGAGCGTAAACTCTTATTACACAAAAAAGAATTGCAAAAGTTTCAAAGAAAGTTGAAAGATGTAGGGATGACTATAGTGCCCCTAAAACTCTACATAAATGACCGAGGAAAAGCAAAAATGTTGATTGCTTTAGGTAGAGGAAAAAAACTTTTTGATAAAAGAGAAACAATAAAAAACAGAGAAAATAAAAGAAATTTAGACAGAATATTAAAGAAAACCTAA
- a CDS encoding OmpA family protein gives MKNLKLGISALALTLASTAFAQTTSNPWVIGVGAHGVNHMGVANGGVDKVFDNFDQVFTLNNYTITPPLSKLTIARNLNKYFVLDWQTSVGNIDNKRFDMGKEFFLQTGLGLQFKFAGLWNEESWFDPYARVGANYLRHDYSGLTFPRYDNANDVLRGTYNSDDVTGKANHFSAAAGLGANLWLTKNFGFNLQGDYVATPGDNTNVPDFWQASASLMFRFGNTDRDKDGIKDSEDACPDEPGLAQFQGCPDTDGDGVADKDDNCPEVAGPVENNGCPWPDTDGDGVLDKDDACPSVAGPAANNGCPWPDTDGDGVLDKDDACPTVPGLKELNGCPRKVAEDVTGQLKDILFNFNKATLRPESEPKLDAAAAYLKQYGNGKYLVIGHTDKKGTDAYNLKLSRERAAAVVKALEARGVSADQLKSRGVGSAQATEPATASDEARLKDRKVVVEEITTLWESLPKHDIPAPAKKAPAKKKK, from the coding sequence ATGAAAAATCTAAAATTAGGAATTTCAGCATTGGCACTTACACTTGCCTCTACTGCTTTCGCTCAAACTACTTCTAACCCTTGGGTTATCGGAGTTGGTGCACATGGAGTGAATCACATGGGTGTTGCTAACGGTGGTGTTGACAAAGTATTTGACAACTTCGATCAAGTTTTCACGCTTAACAACTATACTATTACACCTCCATTATCAAAATTAACTATTGCAAGAAACCTTAACAAGTATTTTGTTCTTGATTGGCAAACTTCAGTAGGAAATATTGATAACAAGAGATTTGATATGGGGAAAGAATTTTTCCTACAAACAGGTCTTGGTTTACAATTTAAATTTGCAGGTCTTTGGAATGAAGAATCTTGGTTTGATCCATATGCAAGAGTTGGGGCTAACTACTTAAGACATGATTACTCAGGTCTTACCTTTCCAAGATATGACAATGCAAATGATGTATTAAGAGGGACTTATAATAGTGATGATGTAACTGGAAAAGCGAACCATTTCTCAGCTGCAGCGGGGTTAGGTGCAAACTTATGGTTAACTAAAAACTTTGGATTTAATTTACAAGGAGATTATGTAGCTACACCTGGAGATAATACAAATGTACCTGATTTCTGGCAAGCTTCTGCTTCTCTCATGTTCAGATTCGGTAATACAGATAGAGATAAAGATGGTATCAAAGATAGCGAAGATGCTTGTCCAGATGAACCAGGTCTTGCTCAATTCCAAGGTTGTCCAGATACAGACGGTGACGGTGTTGCTGATAAAGATGATAACTGTCCAGAAGTTGCTGGTCCAGTAGAAAATAACGGTTGTCCTTGGCCAGATACAGATGGTGACGGTGTTCTTGATAAAGACGACGCTTGTCCGTCAGTAGCAGGTCCTGCTGCAAACAATGGTTGCCCTTGGCCAGATACAGATGGTGACGGTGTTCTTGATAAAGATGATGCTTGTCCTACAGTTCCTGGATTAAAAGAACTTAACGGATGCCCTAGAAAAGTAGCTGAAGATGTAACAGGTCAACTTAAAGATATCTTATTCAACTTTAACAAAGCTACTTTAAGACCAGAATCTGAACCTAAATTAGATGCTGCTGCTGCATATCTTAAACAATATGGTAACGGTAAATATTTAGTAATCGGTCATACTGATAAAAAAGGTACTGATGCTTACAACTTAAAACTTTCAAGAGAAAGAGCTGCTGCTGTAGTAAAAGCTCTAGAAGCTAGAGGTGTATCTGCTGATCAATTAAAATCTAGAGGAGTTGGATCTGCTCAAGCTACAGAGCCTGCAACTGCATCTGATGAAGCTAGATTGAAAGACAGAAAAGTAGTAGTAGAAGAAATTACTACACTTTGGGAATCATTACCTAAACATGATATTCCTGCTCCAGCTAAAAAAGCTCCAGCTAAAAAGAAAAAATAA